The sequence TACCTGAGCCAAGGGATGAGTCTTTAAAGATAATTTCTGAAATCAATAATTACTGGGCTGGCAAAACTGACTTGGATCAGATGATAAAGATGCTGCCACCAGAGGATACTGTGAAGTGTTTTAGCGGCGGCATTATGTGGGGGATTCCTATAGCCAGCGCTAGTTATCATACCAGAGACTGGGACTTCATTCTGAGCAGGGGATTTGAGAGTATTTACGATGAAATACAAGGGAAAATCGAAGAGGCTGAGGATAAGCTCTCAGGTGTTCCTGGCCCTGATATTATTTCATTATATGATAGACTTCCGAATTGGGAGGCGATGCAGATTGTTTTGGAGGCAAGCATCAGGTATGCGAAGCGTTATGCTAGGTTGGCGCGGATAATCGCAGAGAATTTTGAGAGCGATCCTAGGCGTAAGGAGGAGCTTCTGAGAATGGTAGATATCTGTGAGCGGGTGCCGGCAAAGCCGCCGAGGAATCTTCATGAATCATTGCAGTATGATTTTTTCGTTGAGATGGCTTCCAGGTTTGAGGTTGGAAACACATGGACTCACCGTATGGATTATTATCATGGTCCATTTTACAATAAAGATGTTAATATTGAGAGGAGGTTAACAAAAGAGGAAGCGATTGACCTGATTGGGGAATTCCTTATACGCATACATGAAATAGGCTCAATGGCTCCAAGCCTTGCTCAGGAAGGACTTCAAGGCATACCATCAACCTATGTAGGGACTCTGGGGGGTGTGAAACCTGATGGAACGGATGCCTGCAATGATATGACGATAGCCATATTACAAGCAGCAAGGAAAGTAAGAGTCTCTAATCCAACCTTTGGATTTAGGTGGCATCCTCAAGTGAAGGATGAGGTAATGAGGGAGGTTTTCGAATGCATACGTCATGGATTAGGATATCCGAGCATCCGAAATGATCCAGTTCTAATATCAAATAGCATGCATTGGCATGGTCATCCATTAGAAGAGGCGAGATTATGGGTACATCAGGCGTGTATGTCGCCCTGTCCTCCTACCAAACATGGGTGTCAGCCCTTTCGTATGGCCAATGCTACGCTGAATACATCAAAGATGATAGAGTATGCTCTTCATAATGGTTATGATTACTGTATGAATATGCAGATGGGGCCTAAAACTGGTGATGCTAGGAAATTTATAGATTTTGAAGAGTTGTTTGAGGCTTGGGAGGGGCAGATGAAATGGATGATGAATCTTGCTGTGCGTATGGTCAATATTGGACGAGTGAAGAGCGCTGAAAATTTTGGCCGTCCAATGCTGTCTGCCATTTATGAAAGGGCAGTGGAGACAGGGATTGATGGACTCAGCCCAGAGGGTGAGAGGGGGAATGCCTGGGTAACATTTTTCACATGGGTTGAGAACATAGATAGTCTAGCAGCAGTAAAGAAGTTAGTTTTTGATGAGAAGAAGTACACCATGGCTGAGGTGATAGACGCAATTAGGGATAATTGGAACGATAAGGAGGAGATGAGGCTAGACTTTGTTAAGAATGCGCCGAAGTGGGGAAATGATGACGATTATGTAGATGAAATAATGCTTCGTTGTTTGAGGAAAGCAGCAAAGCACTCAAGGGAGATGAAATGTCCCTCCGGCAACTCATGGCCTGCTCTTCCTGAGAATGTGAGCGGGAATATACATTTTTCGCATATGGTACATGCATTACCAAATGGGAGAAGGTTGGGTGATGCCCTTTACGATGGAGGAATATCACCTGGGCCTGGTTTAGACAAGAAAGGCCCGACTGCCGTATTGAAGTCATGCGGGAAGATCAATCACATTAGTGATGGTAGGGCATTTCTTTTAAATCAGCGCTTATCCCCTACACAGCTTGCAGGGGAGAAGGGATATCAGTTATGGAAGTCCTATATAAAGACATGGGCAGATTTGGGAATTGATCATGTGCAGTTTAATATGGTGGATGACGCAACTTTGAGGTCAGCACAGAAGGATCCCGAACAGTATCAGGAGGTGATCGTTCGAGTAGCTGGATACAGCGCTCATTTCGTTGATATTAGCCGAAAGACTCAGGACAATATTATTCAGAGGACGATACAGGGATTGGGATAGATAACGGATTATACATAATTGCATTATTCTGAAAGAATAATGCCCACTCCGCCAAGGGTAGGAGTGGGCTTTTATATGCAATTTTAGGTAATAAACAAGGGTTACAGCCCTTCTTTATGTCATTTTTCAATTATATAGGGAATTACCCATGCCATTGAGTTGTAGTTCTGGGTGGTTTCGTCTTCAAACATCTCAGCATCCAAAACATCAACTCCCACATGATGGAAACCGGCAGCGTTTCGGATGGTATATGTACCTGTGAAGATGTTATCTCCGGCAACTTCATCTCCACCATTTTCGCCGTCATCAAATATTAAATGTCTTCTCCTTCTATGTTTTTCCATCCCTGGTTGGAGTACTCTTCTGCTGTGGTGAAGGTAGACATAAGATTCTCTCTCAGATCCATCTTCATTAGTGTTTTCAATTTTAGCAGTTAACTTGACCACCTCTCCTGGTGAGAAATGGGGCAACTCGGAGGGTACCCCAAACATCATAGCGGAATCATCGACCATAAATCTGGTTTCTCCATCCACCAATGCTGTAACCTTAAGAATTAAAATGGTTCTCTTCTCCTCATTTTGAAGCTGTATCTCCAAGGGTGATAACTCCTTAAGCTTCCAATGCCCCTTGCCATTCTTTTTCTCATCAATGGTATTTCTCTCAAATACAGCATATCGAACTGCGGTATCCTGTATTTCCTTTTTCCCACACCTGCGGTCGCCATCTACATCTATCATAAAGTATCCCTCTAACCCTGTGATTAATGTTACATCAGCAATTCCATCTTCAATATGAATGGTAATGTCTCTGGATTCTCTATGGCATCTTCTATACCAGAAAGGCATGAAATCATCATTGATTTCCTCTTCAGTGAGATAATCTTCTTCACCGTCTTCCCCATCCTCGTCAGATTCAGTAAGAAAGAGTGATGAATATTCATTATCGATATCCTCTTTAATTGAATCCTCCTCTGTAGCATTATCCGGGATGATAATATAATCATTTGCTGAGTCCTCTCTACATCCTAAAAGAGTGATAA comes from Spirochaetota bacterium and encodes:
- a CDS encoding pyruvate formate lyase family protein, which gives rise to MEELKAKIKSAPDKSIEELEKNREWWWVAEKKRSKRLDYLRKSVWKKGAKGGSYVPGLKMDLERPQLFTESWKENEDDPLMLRRAKAISNVMDNISIFITDHSQIVGYSGSLPHTQMWRQEGASMFNEQYYNSEGTIPEPRDESLKIISEINNYWAGKTDLDQMIKMLPPEDTVKCFSGGIMWGIPIASASYHTRDWDFILSRGFESIYDEIQGKIEEAEDKLSGVPGPDIISLYDRLPNWEAMQIVLEASIRYAKRYARLARIIAENFESDPRRKEELLRMVDICERVPAKPPRNLHESLQYDFFVEMASRFEVGNTWTHRMDYYHGPFYNKDVNIERRLTKEEAIDLIGEFLIRIHEIGSMAPSLAQEGLQGIPSTYVGTLGGVKPDGTDACNDMTIAILQAARKVRVSNPTFGFRWHPQVKDEVMREVFECIRHGLGYPSIRNDPVLISNSMHWHGHPLEEARLWVHQACMSPCPPTKHGCQPFRMANATLNTSKMIEYALHNGYDYCMNMQMGPKTGDARKFIDFEELFEAWEGQMKWMMNLAVRMVNIGRVKSAENFGRPMLSAIYERAVETGIDGLSPEGERGNAWVTFFTWVENIDSLAAVKKLVFDEKKYTMAEVIDAIRDNWNDKEEMRLDFVKNAPKWGNDDDYVDEIMLRCLRKAAKHSREMKCPSGNSWPALPENVSGNIHFSHMVHALPNGRRLGDALYDGGISPGPGLDKKGPTAVLKSCGKINHISDGRAFLLNQRLSPTQLAGEKGYQLWKSYIKTWADLGIDHVQFNMVDDATLRSAQKDPEQYQEVIVRVAGYSAHFVDISRKTQDNIIQRTIQGLG